The Colletotrichum destructivum chromosome 8, complete sequence genome includes the window CTGTTGCGGTTCGGTTGTAGCTGTCAAATCGTTGCTGTCCTTAATAATGTTCGCTATTTTACACTCTGTTTTACGTTGAACATTGAGCGATTCTTCCTCGGACAGACCTGAGAGAATTCCTGGGCGCGACATGATATGCAACTTCAGGTTATCAACGAAGGAGAGTAGTAAAGTTACGCTTTGAGTCATCTAAACTGAATCTTAGAAGCCAAAAGCTACCGATTTATGGATATTTCAGATACCAAAAATACGACATTGTTCGGACTTGAAGGTTATCTTATTTGGAAGGTGGCGCTATAGTCATCGAGATTCGTGGCAGAGCTTGGTTCGCCGAAGATCATAGACATGTCGCCGAGAGCCAGGATCAGGCTTTGGATCACCGAGAACTGCGGCCAGATTTAAGCTCGTGATCCCGCTCTTCTTCTGCCCAGTTATGTGAGCTTTTGAAACCGAAACTGTTGCAGGTCATGACTAGGATGGAGTGTTCAAAGGTGTGGCCGGCAGTATCACCAACAACGGTGACTAGCTCACATGCTACACTGTTTATGGTCATCTATGAACCCCTGAAGAGTGTGTATATGGGACTTGAGGAATAAAATAAGCTGAAGTACGCAGCTCAAGTCCCATCAATAGACCTATGAACCACTCCCAAACGAACAGATTGTACTTTCTTAGATCTCATGGTGAAACTATAAAACACATGATTTTGAATCAATGGCCATCCTCCAGCCCAGCCATCTTCAACGAATCATCCCaaagcttcttctcgccctcttcgttAAAGGCCCATGACTTGAATCCATACCCAGCCCAATTGGTATCGTCGGGAATGGGCTTGCTAACACCACAGTCCTCCATATAGAATCCTCCAACACCATCATACTCCTTGCCAACAGCTGCTAGTACGCTGGTGGCAGCGCCTTGTTGAACACTCTTCCAAACTTTTCTGATGTGAGGCATCTGGATCAATTTCTCTAACATTTTGCGGGTTTCCTCATCTGAAGACTTCATCAAGCCACTGCCAAAACCGCCAGGGTGAATACTGATGGCATGTACCCCCTCAGAGCCGTAGCGCCGCTCAACTTCATTACAGAACCAAATTTTGGCCGTGTTGGAGTGAGCATATGAGACTCCAGGCTCATAACCTTTTCCGTTGGGGTTCGCAGTGTCATAGTTGTTTTCCGGCAGTACGGTCGAAGCCGTGTGTGATGTGCTGGAGGTGGTGACGACTCGCACGTTTACGTTGTTGTCGGCAGCCGTTTTTAAAAGGAGAGGTTTGAGCAGCTGGAATAGGTAGAATTGTGCAAGGTGATTGACACCAAACTGCTGTTCGTAGCCCTCTTCTGTGTAGCCACGCGGTGTCGCCGCGATACCTTTGGTGAAGCAGAAGTCAGCCACCAATTTGATTCAACCCAAGGGAAGGATGGCACTTACCTGCATTGTTGACGAGAAGATCTAGCCGGCCAGTGTTATTCAAAACTTCCTCAGCGCCTCTCTTGACGCTCTTTAAACTCTTGAGTTCCATTTCTATGACTTTTAATCTCAAGCCAGAGTCTTGGCTCTCCAGCTCACTCTTCACCCTTTCACCCTTCGCGAAGTCACGGGAGGTGAAGAAGACTTTCATGCCAGTTTTTGCTAGATGGCGAACAATTTCAAGTCCAATTCCGTTGGTACCACCGGTGACCAGCGCGACTTTGTCGAACAATTGTCCAATCAGACCCTCGTCTTGGATGATCTGTAAAGCGGTTGGGCGGGCGTCACCTTCGCCCTGAGGATCGGCGTGGGTCGCAGCGTACCGGTTAGGGATCTGCGGCAGGCTGGGGATGTAAGGCATGTTGAAATAAGTTCCCTGAAACCCAAAGTCTTGGCCTTCAGTTTGGTGAGTTTGCGAGTTCTGTTCGGATGGGCTCGGACGGTTTGTCCCTTGAAGAAATAAGACTTTTACAGTATGTGTCCTGACGAATGGAGCTGACACGAAGGGAGAGTTTTGCGAACAAAGAGTGGTCTTTGACTCTTGGGATGGACATTATTACCAATATAGTGTGACTACTTTATTCTTCACATGTTTTGTTTGACTCGCGAACTAGTCATCAGCGTCTCAGTATGTGCGGATATGGGATTATCTAAAGGTCTTCCTCACTGGGTACATCGGGTATTGCAGCCCATGCATGATCAAAGCTAGGGTTGAAATGGTCTAAAGTACTTAAGCGGGTACGGTTGTTTGAAACGCTTGTTCAAGCAGCCCGAACTCTCCGGCTAGGTCAAATATCATCATTTTAGCACTGAATCGCTCTCATCTTCAAAATACATCTTGGAAGGGGATCGCAGTGATAGAGCACATGGATCGCGAGAGATACAGTATACGACGCGTAGCTCTATTTACCCGGAAAAAAGGACCGAACCACCAAGTTAATATGACCATAAAACTGTGGTGGATGGCCGGCGACTGGCTCGCCGGCGATTAATGGCCGTAAAGCGTTCCCTGACCAGCGATGATTAGGACTTCGTTGCCTCAGTAGGAAAATCAAGCTGAAATCAACCAATAGGGGATTTGAATGCGGCACGTCAGAACTTTAAGTTTGAGAGTCGAGGCCCCGTCCATGTTTGTTTTCTCGAACCTTGGCTAGCTTCTGTGACAT containing:
- a CDS encoding Putative short-chain dehydrogenase/reductase SDR, NAD(P)-binding domain superfamily — translated: MPYIPSLPQIPNRYAATHADPQGEGDARPTALQIIQDEGLIGQLFDKVALVTGGTNGIGLEIVRHLAKTGMKVFFTSRDFAKGERVKSELESQDSGLRLKVIEMELKSLKSVKRGAEEVLNNTGRLDLLVNNAGIAATPRGYTEEGYEQQFGVNHLAQFYLFQLLKPLLLKTAADNNVNVRVVTTSSTSHTASTVLPENNYDTANPNGKGYEPGVSYAHSNTAKIWFCNEVERRYGSEGVHAISIHPGGFGSGLMKSSDEETRKMLEKLIQMPHIRKVWKSVQQGAATSVLAAVGKEYDGVGGFYMEDCGVSKPIPDDTNWAGYGFKSWAFNEEGEKKLWDDSLKMAGLEDGH